The following proteins come from a genomic window of bacterium (Candidatus Blackallbacteria) CG13_big_fil_rev_8_21_14_2_50_49_14:
- a CDS encoding nicotinate-nucleotide adenylyltransferase, which produces MTSQELLNTHQKALRINLEPIRYGSFAEIGAGQEVVRWFFTVGGAAGTIAKSISAYDMKVSDAIYGRTKRYVCRERLESMLDYEHKLNLERLRDERGDNTAFFTFADTVAARSFKGTNECHGWMGVRYQAHPRDEDSQIILHVRMLDKENTLQQEALGIVGVNLLYGAFFLHHRPDDLIRSLKDNLSPGRIVIDMIEFSGIEFRNVDNRLMSLRLVQEGLANAAVFAADGQVLQPSEFFYKKPILMERGSFRPVRKVHLDLMEAAWDKFKQEPGVETDKVIRVMEVTMHHLTASGGLEPREFLARADALNACGFHVLISNYFEYYRLAAYLARFSKKSIALAMGIRSLQTLFDEQYYTHLEGGILESLGRLFKNDLKLYIYPAKDPDSGAVLTLDSLEIAPGLDKLFGYLVDKGLIVYLDNYNPDCLTDYSRNLLHQIETHQSGWEEKVPEQVVKLIKERHYFGYHPHEDEED; this is translated from the coding sequence ATGACTAGCCAAGAATTACTGAATACCCATCAAAAAGCCTTGCGAATCAACCTCGAACCTATTCGCTATGGTTCATTTGCTGAAATCGGAGCAGGCCAGGAAGTCGTTCGTTGGTTTTTTACGGTTGGCGGCGCGGCGGGGACAATTGCCAAAAGTATTTCTGCCTACGATATGAAAGTCAGTGATGCCATTTACGGACGCACCAAACGCTATGTCTGCCGCGAACGTCTTGAAAGCATGCTGGACTATGAACACAAACTCAATCTTGAGCGCTTACGGGACGAGCGCGGTGACAATACCGCTTTTTTCACCTTTGCAGATACCGTAGCTGCCCGCAGTTTTAAAGGCACAAACGAATGCCATGGCTGGATGGGGGTGCGTTACCAAGCCCATCCCCGTGATGAAGACAGCCAGATTATTCTGCATGTCCGCATGTTGGATAAGGAAAACACCCTGCAACAAGAAGCATTGGGAATCGTGGGCGTCAATTTACTCTATGGTGCATTTTTTTTGCATCACCGCCCAGATGACTTGATTCGTTCGCTGAAAGACAATCTCTCCCCTGGCCGAATCGTGATTGATATGATTGAATTTTCAGGGATAGAGTTCCGCAATGTAGACAATCGCTTGATGAGCTTACGACTTGTTCAGGAAGGCTTGGCCAATGCCGCCGTATTTGCAGCCGATGGTCAAGTCTTGCAACCCTCAGAATTCTTTTACAAAAAGCCCATTTTGATGGAGCGCGGAAGTTTTCGACCCGTACGCAAAGTTCATCTGGATCTCATGGAAGCAGCCTGGGATAAATTCAAACAAGAGCCGGGCGTAGAAACCGACAAGGTGATTCGGGTCATGGAAGTCACCATGCACCATTTAACAGCCTCAGGCGGCCTTGAACCCCGAGAATTCTTGGCCCGTGCCGATGCCCTCAATGCCTGCGGCTTTCATGTGCTGATATCCAATTATTTTGAATACTACCGTCTGGCGGCCTATCTTGCCCGTTTCAGCAAAAAGAGCATTGCCCTGGCCATGGGGATCCGCAGCTTACAAACCCTCTTCGACGAACAGTATTATACCCATCTCGAAGGGGGAATTCTGGAGTCTTTGGGCCGCCTGTTTAAAAATGATCTCAAACTGTATATTTATCCGGCCAAAGATCCTGATTCAGGTGCCGTGCTCACCTTGGATTCCCTTGAAATTGCTCCCGGTTTGGATAAATTATTTGGTTATTTGGTGGATAAGGGTTTGATTGTTTATCTGGATAATTATAACCCCGATTGTTTGACCGATTATTCGCGCAATTTATTGCACCAGATTGAAACCCATCAAAGCGGTTGGGAAGAAAAAGTGCCTGAGCAGGTCGTGAAATTGATCAAAGAGCGTCATTATTTTGGCTACCACCCACATGAGGACGAGGAAGATTAA
- a CDS encoding 3-oxoacyl-ACP synthase (FabH; beta-ketoacyl-acyl carrier protein synthase III; catalyzes the condensation of acetyl-CoA with malonyl-ACP to initiate cycles of fatty acid elongation; differs from 3-oxoacyl-(acyl carrier protein) synthase I and II in that it utilizes CoA thioesters as primers rather than acyl-ACPs) gives MPKRMLKLALKTEAKISLPKWKSTDILSNKGTHRKSMKKIQIAGMGKYLPPLRVSSAELEIKMGLEPGWILEKSGVEFRHYVEEDSNSSMGAKALEKALTNAEMEYEELDLIISAAGSYDYPIPDTSCLIQKAAGKGLSGIPSFTVDATCLSFLTALDLAACLIEIGRYRNIAIVSSEIASKSLNPQEWESSTLLGDGAAAAILRPTPEEETSAVLSAAMETYGDGAFYTWVKGGGNVFHPRIEAEDREAYTFHMNGPAVLGMAFRKLRPFVKKLFQKLDFSLQEIELFVPHQASGVALEKAQSFFRLEDHQFMSNIRDHGNCIGASIPMALCDAISQGRVKRGDRVCLLGTGAGLSLGGLVMTY, from the coding sequence ATGCCCAAAAGAATGTTAAAATTAGCCCTAAAGACTGAAGCTAAAATCAGCCTCCCAAAGTGGAAATCCACAGATATTCTAAGCAACAAAGGCACACATAGAAAGAGCATGAAAAAAATTCAGATCGCGGGCATGGGAAAATATTTACCTCCATTGCGGGTCAGTTCCGCCGAACTTGAAATCAAAATGGGCTTGGAACCTGGTTGGATACTCGAAAAATCAGGCGTTGAATTTCGTCATTATGTAGAAGAAGACAGCAATTCGAGCATGGGCGCAAAAGCTTTAGAAAAAGCACTTACAAATGCTGAGATGGAATACGAGGAATTGGATCTGATCATTTCAGCGGCAGGTTCTTATGACTATCCCATTCCAGACACCTCCTGCCTGATTCAAAAAGCTGCAGGCAAAGGGCTTTCAGGTATTCCCTCCTTTACAGTCGATGCAACCTGTCTCAGCTTTCTTACCGCCCTGGATCTTGCTGCCTGCCTGATCGAAATTGGCCGCTACCGAAACATCGCGATTGTCAGCAGTGAAATTGCTTCAAAATCACTCAACCCCCAGGAATGGGAAAGCTCTACCCTCTTGGGAGATGGAGCCGCTGCAGCCATTTTGCGCCCGACCCCAGAGGAAGAAACTTCAGCAGTCCTCAGTGCTGCCATGGAGACTTATGGAGATGGGGCTTTTTATACTTGGGTCAAAGGGGGGGGCAACGTCTTTCATCCCCGAATTGAAGCCGAAGATCGCGAAGCTTATACTTTTCATATGAACGGCCCCGCCGTCTTGGGAATGGCCTTCAGAAAACTGCGTCCTTTCGTAAAAAAACTCTTTCAGAAGCTCGATTTCAGCCTGCAAGAGATTGAACTTTTTGTGCCACATCAGGCCTCAGGCGTTGCACTTGAAAAGGCGCAAAGCTTTTTTCGCTTGGAGGATCATCAGTTCATGAGCAATATTCGCGATCATGGCAATTGTATTGGCGCCTCAATCCCGATGGCCCTCTGTGATGCGATTTCACAGGGCCGAGTCAAACGCGGGGATCGGGTTTGCCTGCTGGGAACAGGGGCCGGGCTCTCGCTCGGAGGCCTGGTGATGACCTATTAG
- a CDS encoding BolA family transcriptional regulator — MIAEQVREIVESNLENAKVHVRDFTGTGDHLEINVIWPGFSGMPRVRQQQTVYALLNHLIGDGRPIHALSMKTWVTEPEELSRPADAYYGV; from the coding sequence ATGATCGCCGAACAGGTCCGCGAAATCGTCGAATCTAATCTGGAAAACGCCAAAGTACACGTAAGAGATTTTACGGGTACCGGCGACCACCTTGAAATCAACGTGATCTGGCCTGGTTTTTCTGGAATGCCGCGCGTACGCCAGCAACAAACCGTTTATGCTCTTTTGAATCATTTGATTGGTGATGGCCGACCGATTCATGCGCTCTCAATGAAGACCTGGGTCACAGAACCTGAAGAACTGAGTCGGCCTGCTGACGCCTATTATGGTGTATAA
- a CDS encoding peptidase M50 encodes MNLDESADHSRKAAIRWLLVSALLTVFLWQIPFGNYLLYPFTILATWFHEMGHGMTALLLGGKFHSLLIYPNGSGIATHSGGPLFATPFVSAGGLLGPPIAGAFFILAGSKRQTSRMVLSGLGLALLLSTLIWVRTPFGWVILPLLGAALLLTSAKGGEDLQQMGVQFLGVQACIGTFRQLDYLFMNRINLGGRAMYSDTGQIAQYFLLPYWFWGSLIAVLSFVLLLGSVKLAYGKN; translated from the coding sequence ATGAATTTGGATGAAAGTGCTGATCATTCACGCAAGGCTGCCATTCGTTGGCTTTTGGTTTCTGCTCTATTGACTGTTTTTCTATGGCAGATCCCCTTTGGAAATTATTTGCTTTATCCCTTTACGATTTTGGCAACCTGGTTTCATGAAATGGGCCATGGCATGACTGCGCTGCTTTTGGGGGGCAAATTTCACAGCCTTTTGATTTATCCGAACGGTTCAGGGATCGCCACCCATTCAGGCGGCCCGCTCTTTGCAACACCCTTTGTCTCTGCTGGTGGTTTATTGGGACCGCCGATTGCAGGCGCATTTTTTATTTTGGCGGGAAGTAAAAGACAAACTTCGCGCATGGTTTTAAGTGGATTGGGATTGGCGCTGTTGCTATCCACCCTGATTTGGGTGCGCACGCCTTTTGGCTGGGTGATTTTGCCCTTGTTGGGGGCAGCTCTCCTCTTGACCTCTGCCAAAGGGGGAGAAGACCTACAGCAGATGGGGGTTCAGTTTTTGGGAGTTCAAGCCTGTATCGGCACTTTCAGACAATTGGACTATTTATTTATGAACAGAATCAATCTGGGCGGCAGGGCCATGTATTCAGATACAGGCCAAATTGCGCAATATTTCTTGCTTCCTTACTGGTTTTGGGGCAGTCTGATTGCTGTGCTTTCATTTGTGCTCTTATTGGGAAGTGTGAAGCTGGCCTACGGAAAAAATTGA
- a CDS encoding enoyl-CoA hydratase — MTEPTWIDKTSGPITTLTLRCERELNLLHTSTIDALIDELKNLKQDPELRVLVLTGGEAKSFCAGADIGELLELTHIPFYVERGQELIELLFHFPTPVIAAINGYALGAGFSLAMACELRIMSEHARIGQLAVRNGLTPPFGNIQHLLQAIGPVRAKELLYTGRVFSASEAEAVGLVNKVVEQGQLLKAAYDLAQEIMVAPAHAIHWVKRIVNRTLEEGHAVGYLTQEEALIQCLEDPRTRQILEKFLKK, encoded by the coding sequence TTGACTGAACCCACCTGGATCGACAAAACATCTGGCCCGATCACGACCCTGACTTTGCGCTGCGAACGGGAACTGAATCTCTTACATACCTCCACGATTGACGCCTTGATTGATGAATTAAAAAATTTAAAACAGGATCCTGAACTCAGAGTCTTGGTGCTTACCGGTGGAGAAGCCAAATCTTTCTGCGCTGGGGCAGATATTGGCGAATTGCTTGAACTCACGCATATTCCCTTCTATGTTGAACGGGGCCAGGAATTGATTGAATTGCTGTTTCATTTCCCCACCCCTGTAATTGCAGCCATCAACGGCTATGCTTTAGGAGCAGGTTTTTCACTGGCCATGGCCTGTGAATTGAGAATTATGTCAGAACATGCCCGCATTGGACAATTGGCAGTTCGCAATGGGCTGACTCCGCCCTTTGGCAATATTCAACACCTTTTGCAGGCCATCGGCCCTGTCAGGGCAAAAGAACTGCTGTATACAGGCCGCGTATTTTCTGCAAGTGAAGCAGAAGCCGTGGGCTTGGTGAATAAAGTCGTTGAGCAGGGACAATTGCTGAAAGCGGCCTATGATTTGGCCCAAGAAATCATGGTGGCCCCAGCCCACGCGATTCATTGGGTCAAACGGATTGTCAACCGCACCTTAGAGGAAGGGCATGCCGTAGGGTATTTAACGCAGGAAGAAGCACTCATCCAATGTCTTGAGGATCCACGCACACGCCAGATTCTCGAAAAATTTCTCAAGAAATAA
- a CDS encoding 3'(2'),5'-bisphosphate nucleotidase CysQ, with protein sequence MLAWFPLTGKPLFRLFVRGVFEFMPTTTAYQRELDLTREIAREAGQIILTHYDTDYAIQMKAGQEPVTIADKTSSQYIVSALEKAFPKDLVVSEESSLPSGLESHSRIWIIDPMDGTKEFINHNGEFSVMIGMIEEGRPVVGVVYQPVTGYMYWAAKGQGSYSRRDQQIQSMQTSVNTDFAKIKIAASRSHLTDELLEIYQALGIQEIIRSGSVGLKLAMIARQTCDIYLNLSGMTSCWDTCAPEIILTEAGGQVTNLSGEPLDYSFRQLKNSDGVVASNGVVHAQLLEKIQTILEGHYQAEIASVDAEEGDEDLAP encoded by the coding sequence ATGCTGGCTTGGTTTCCTCTGACTGGGAAACCTTTGTTCAGGCTGTTCGTTCGCGGCGTCTTTGAATTTATGCCGACCACTACAGCCTATCAACGGGAACTTGACTTAACGCGAGAGATTGCCCGTGAGGCTGGTCAGATCATTCTCACCCATTATGATACCGATTATGCCATTCAGATGAAAGCAGGCCAGGAACCTGTCACGATTGCAGATAAAACTTCAAGTCAATATATCGTTTCTGCTTTAGAAAAGGCTTTTCCCAAAGATCTGGTCGTTTCTGAAGAAAGCAGTTTGCCTTCAGGCTTAGAATCCCATTCCCGCATTTGGATTATTGATCCCATGGATGGCACCAAAGAATTTATCAATCACAATGGCGAATTTTCGGTCATGATTGGCATGATTGAAGAGGGCCGGCCGGTGGTCGGGGTGGTTTATCAGCCCGTAACAGGTTATATGTATTGGGCTGCGAAAGGGCAAGGCTCCTATTCTCGCCGTGATCAGCAGATTCAAAGCATGCAAACCTCTGTCAATACAGATTTTGCAAAAATCAAAATTGCAGCCAGTCGTTCACATTTGACCGATGAACTTCTAGAAATTTATCAGGCTTTGGGAATTCAGGAAATCATCCGATCGGGAAGTGTGGGCTTAAAATTGGCGATGATCGCCCGACAAACCTGTGATATTTATTTAAATCTTTCAGGCATGACTTCCTGTTGGGATACCTGTGCCCCTGAAATCATTCTGACGGAAGCAGGCGGGCAGGTCACCAATCTTTCGGGTGAGCCCTTGGATTATAGCTTTCGCCAACTTAAAAACAGTGATGGAGTGGTGGCTTCAAATGGTGTGGTTCACGCCCAACTTTTGGAAAAAATTCAAACCATTTTAGAAGGCCATTATCAAGCAGAAATCGCTTCAGTGGATGCCGAAGAGGGCGATGAGGATCTCGCGCCTTAA
- a CDS encoding NADPH-dependent FMN reductase has translation MKKILALAGSNSQSSIHRQLLEIAAKNIHADVTIQDLSRFDNIPIYNPDRQKAQGFPPEIEAFFQELQSYDGILLASPEYNGSIPAALKNLIDWLSRIQMRFFSEKPLLLMSTSPGPNGGKTNLTQMATLVPWWGAQLVGTYSLGRYFEVLDPENMRLNGLEESRLSQALEKFMQALESTSIEKVA, from the coding sequence ATGAAAAAGATTCTCGCCTTAGCAGGCAGCAATAGCCAAAGCTCAATTCACCGTCAATTACTTGAGATCGCCGCAAAAAACATCCACGCCGATGTAACCATTCAAGATCTCTCTCGCTTTGACAATATACCCATTTACAATCCAGATCGACAGAAAGCCCAGGGGTTTCCCCCCGAAATTGAAGCATTTTTTCAAGAACTTCAAAGCTATGATGGTATTCTTTTGGCTTCGCCAGAATACAATGGCTCAATACCTGCGGCCTTAAAAAATCTGATCGATTGGCTTTCACGTATTCAGATGCGGTTTTTTTCTGAAAAGCCCTTGTTGCTGATGAGCACCTCTCCTGGTCCCAATGGGGGCAAAACCAATCTCACCCAAATGGCCACTTTGGTGCCTTGGTGGGGGGCGCAATTGGTGGGAACTTACAGTTTGGGGCGGTATTTTGAGGTCTTAGATCCTGAAAACATGCGCTTGAATGGGCTTGAAGAATCCCGCTTGAGCCAGGCTTTGGAAAAGTTTATGCAAGCCTTGGAGTCTACCTCAATCGAAAAAGTCGCTTGA
- a CDS encoding RNA-binding protein gives MNIYVGNLSFQADEESLYQLFAEYGEVKSARIITDRETGRSKGFAFVEMPSDDDARNAISALNGADYLRRPLTVNEARPREERGGGGFGGGHRRGGDGGGYRR, from the coding sequence ATGAATATTTATGTTGGTAATCTGTCATTCCAGGCTGATGAAGAAAGCCTCTACCAGCTCTTCGCTGAATACGGCGAAGTCAAGAGCGCTCGCATCATCACCGATCGTGAAACGGGTCGTTCTAAAGGTTTTGCATTTGTAGAAATGCCCTCCGATGATGACGCCCGGAATGCCATCAGCGCCCTCAATGGAGCTGACTATCTGCGTCGTCCCCTGACCGTCAACGAAGCGCGTCCCCGTGAAGAGCGCGGCGGCGGCGGATTTGGTGGCGGCCATCGCCGTGGTGGCGATGGAGGTGGCTACCGTCGTTAA
- the grxD gene encoding monothiol glutaredoxin, Grx4 family, translated as MSRDVIKEIENEIKENTIMLYMKGTPDQPMCGFSFTVVEILNQVGKPYASVNILADQEKREAIKQFSNWPTIPQLYIKGEFIGGCDITREMFENGELQQMVDQAVAAQV; from the coding sequence ATGAGCCGTGATGTGATCAAAGAAATTGAAAATGAAATTAAAGAAAACACGATCATGCTGTATATGAAAGGCACCCCTGATCAACCCATGTGCGGATTTTCCTTTACCGTCGTGGAAATTCTGAATCAAGTGGGCAAACCCTATGCCTCTGTCAATATTTTGGCTGATCAGGAAAAACGCGAAGCGATTAAACAGTTTTCAAACTGGCCCACCATTCCCCAACTGTATATCAAGGGTGAATTTATCGGGGGCTGTGATATTACCCGTGAGATGTTTGAAAATGGCGAACTTCAGCAAATGGTAGATCAGGCTGTAGCTGCCCAGGTTTAA
- a CDS encoding 3-beta hydroxysteroid dehydrogenase, translating to MKILVTGATGFLGFRLIQTLKFEGYEVIATGRNPIMAEKISQLGIPFAAGAVEDKEFLIQISQGAEAVIHTAGLSSPWGHYADFERSNVLGTEAVIAACLKNKIRRLVHVSTPSIYVIYGDREQVKESDPLPPQFINAYAATKFLAEEKIRAASAQGLETIMIRPRALIGKGDTVIVPRLLRAHQEGRLRIIGSGQNRVDLTAVSNVVDALLLCLHAPQEALNEAYNITNGQPVQLWEFLAEVFDQLGLSLNRKKIPYSLAFALASGMEALAKMDPQYKEPPLTRYSVTMLAKNQTLNIEKARLKLGYQPRQSLEEASEEFIRWWKQTHWL from the coding sequence ATGAAAATACTGGTCACAGGCGCCACAGGCTTTTTGGGCTTCCGTCTCATCCAGACACTGAAATTTGAAGGTTATGAAGTGATTGCAACAGGGCGCAATCCAATCATGGCCGAAAAAATAAGCCAATTGGGAATCCCCTTTGCAGCAGGGGCCGTTGAAGACAAGGAATTTCTGATACAGATTTCGCAAGGCGCAGAAGCTGTGATTCATACGGCAGGACTCTCTTCTCCCTGGGGGCACTACGCTGACTTTGAACGCAGCAATGTCTTGGGCACCGAAGCCGTCATTGCTGCCTGTTTAAAAAACAAAATCCGCAGACTGGTGCATGTTTCAACGCCCAGTATTTATGTGATCTACGGTGATCGCGAGCAGGTGAAAGAGTCTGATCCCCTGCCCCCCCAATTTATCAATGCTTACGCAGCCACCAAATTCCTGGCAGAAGAAAAAATCAGAGCCGCTTCAGCTCAAGGGCTTGAAACAATTATGATTCGCCCCCGGGCATTAATCGGCAAAGGGGACACTGTGATCGTGCCCCGTCTGCTCAGAGCCCATCAGGAAGGGCGTTTGCGCATTATTGGCTCAGGTCAGAACCGGGTGGATCTCACTGCTGTTTCAAACGTGGTGGATGCCTTGCTGCTCTGCCTGCATGCGCCCCAGGAGGCACTGAACGAGGCCTATAATATTACCAATGGGCAGCCTGTTCAACTCTGGGAATTTTTGGCTGAAGTCTTTGATCAATTGGGGCTCAGCCTCAACCGTAAAAAAATCCCCTATTCACTGGCTTTTGCTTTGGCGTCGGGCATGGAAGCGCTGGCAAAAATGGATCCTCAGTATAAAGAACCTCCCTTAACGCGCTACAGTGTGACCATGTTGGCAAAAAATCAAACCTTGAATATTGAGAAAGCCCGCCTGAAACTGGGCTATCAACCCCGCCAATCTCTTGAAGAGGCAAGTGAGGAGTTTATCCGCTGGTGGAAGCAAACACACTGGCTTTAG
- a CDS encoding diaminopimelate epimerase, whose amino-acid sequence MQIPFQKFQGLGNDFVILEARDLPFDLDLSRLAQKLCNRHFGIGADGLLICHRESRGDARMQVINSDGSEPEMCGNGLRCFVRYLAGHEDQSFLIETGAGLLKAEFSQKKQSIRVNMGKPVLSPAKIPALGWNETPVVSAPLQVENHSFEITLVSMGNPHCVIEVDQNWSSADTLYWGPLLEMHPAFPERINIEFTQFLTPHLARVSVWERGAGATLACGTGACATLVAGVLQNKLETEAVIQLPGGDLTLFWDQNQDQVWMDGPAQRVFTGSYEEEGMIR is encoded by the coding sequence ATGCAAATCCCCTTTCAAAAATTTCAAGGCTTGGGAAATGACTTTGTCATTCTCGAAGCCAGAGATCTTCCCTTTGATCTGGATTTGAGCCGCTTGGCTCAAAAACTTTGCAACCGACACTTTGGCATTGGCGCTGACGGACTCCTGATTTGTCACCGCGAAAGCCGTGGAGACGCACGGATGCAAGTGATTAACAGTGATGGCAGCGAGCCTGAAATGTGTGGAAATGGCTTGCGTTGCTTTGTACGCTATCTGGCAGGCCATGAAGATCAGAGCTTTCTGATTGAAACAGGTGCTGGATTACTCAAAGCTGAATTTAGCCAGAAAAAACAATCCATTCGTGTCAATATGGGAAAACCTGTTCTCAGTCCTGCTAAAATACCTGCCCTGGGCTGGAATGAAACGCCGGTTGTATCTGCCCCTTTGCAGGTCGAAAACCACTCCTTTGAGATCACACTGGTCTCAATGGGCAATCCCCATTGTGTGATTGAAGTCGATCAAAACTGGTCAAGCGCAGATACGCTGTATTGGGGGCCCTTGCTTGAAATGCACCCCGCTTTTCCCGAACGGATCAATATTGAGTTTACTCAATTTCTGACACCCCACCTGGCCCGTGTAAGCGTCTGGGAGCGTGGAGCGGGCGCAACCCTGGCCTGTGGTACAGGTGCCTGTGCTACGCTGGTAGCTGGCGTACTCCAGAATAAATTAGAAACAGAAGCTGTCATACAATTACCGGGTGGAGATCTCACCCTTTTTTGGGATCAGAACCAGGATCAGGTTTGGATGGACGGCCCGGCGCAAAGAGTCTTTACAGGTTCATATGAAGAAGAAGGAATGATCAGATGA